One window of Desulfarculus baarsii DSM 2075 genomic DNA carries:
- a CDS encoding mechanosensitive ion channel family protein: protein MEQALTEIKTWLALYGLNLLGAAVILALGLAAAGYLSRLVRALMQKAKLDQSLVGFVASLTRVALIAVVIIAALSQAGFQTASLIAVLGGAVFAVGLALQGNLSSLASGVLILVFRPFRVGEVIECGAVIGAVERIDILHTTIKCADGRTVVMPNIKLTSEAVINYSSRPIMRADVTVGVGYGDDIARAKAIVGEVVAGYDKALAEPAPQILVSELADSSVNLAVRVHVGKDDYWQAKADLLELIKLRFDREGVTIPYPQREVHLRGGQASAAVN, encoded by the coding sequence ATGGAACAGGCGCTTACGGAAATCAAAACCTGGCTGGCCCTCTATGGCCTGAACCTCTTGGGCGCGGCGGTCATCTTGGCCCTGGGCCTGGCGGCGGCGGGTTATCTGAGCCGGCTGGTCAGGGCGCTGATGCAAAAAGCCAAGCTGGATCAATCACTGGTGGGTTTCGTGGCCAGCCTGACCCGCGTGGCCCTGATCGCCGTGGTGATCATCGCCGCCCTGAGCCAGGCCGGCTTCCAGACGGCCTCGTTGATCGCGGTGCTGGGCGGCGCGGTCTTCGCCGTGGGCCTGGCCTTGCAGGGCAACCTGTCCAGCCTGGCCTCGGGGGTGCTGATATTGGTCTTCCGGCCGTTCAGGGTGGGCGAGGTGATCGAGTGCGGGGCGGTGATCGGCGCGGTGGAGCGCATCGACATCTTGCACACCACCATCAAGTGCGCCGACGGCCGCACGGTGGTCATGCCCAACATCAAGCTGACCTCCGAGGCGGTGATCAACTACTCGTCGCGGCCGATCATGCGCGCCGACGTGACCGTGGGCGTCGGCTACGGCGACGACATCGCCCGGGCCAAGGCCATCGTCGGCGAGGTGGTGGCCGGCTACGACAAGGCCCTGGCCGAGCCGGCGCCGCAGATCCTGGTCAGCGAGCTGGCCGACAGCAGCGTCAACCTGGCCGTGCGGGTCCATGTGGGCAAGGATGATTATTGGCAGGCCAAGGCCGACCTGCTGGAGCTGATCAAGCTGCGTTTCGACCGCGAGGGCGTGACCATCCCCTACCCGCAGCGCGAGGTGCATCTGCGCGGCGGCCAGGCCTCGGCGGCGGTGAATTAA
- a CDS encoding NAD-dependent epimerase/dehydratase family protein → MKILLTGGAGFIGSHVAEAFLGQGHAVTIVDDLSSGRPENAPAGAELAVMDIASPQAAELMASGGFDVLCHHAAQISVPFSVEDPQADARVNILGLLNLLEAGRRGGLRRVIFISSGGAVYGEIPDAPADEQRPALPLSPYAVSKLCGETYLAYYAANFGLEALTLRYANVYGPRQTPHGEAGVVAIFMNAIAAGRPPAIYRHPETPRGMERDYVYVADCAQANVLALSAPPGVYNIATGLATTTLDLWLAVRRAAQSDLGHSFGPARAGDLRRSVLDAAKAASILGWRPERDLAAGLAETWAWRRALEAGA, encoded by the coding sequence ATGAAAATCCTTCTGACCGGCGGCGCGGGCTTTATCGGCAGCCACGTGGCCGAGGCGTTTTTGGGCCAGGGCCACGCGGTGACGATCGTCGACGACCTCAGCTCGGGCCGGCCGGAAAACGCGCCCGCCGGGGCCGAGCTGGCGGTGATGGACATCGCTTCGCCCCAGGCGGCCGAACTGATGGCCAGCGGCGGTTTTGACGTGCTGTGTCACCACGCCGCCCAGATCTCGGTGCCTTTTTCGGTGGAGGATCCCCAGGCCGACGCCAGGGTCAACATCCTGGGCCTGCTCAATCTGTTGGAGGCCGGCCGACGCGGCGGCCTGCGGCGGGTGATCTTCATCAGCTCGGGCGGGGCGGTCTACGGCGAAATTCCCGACGCGCCGGCCGACGAACAACGCCCGGCCTTGCCGCTGTCGCCCTACGCCGTCAGCAAGCTCTGCGGCGAGACCTACCTGGCCTACTACGCCGCCAACTTCGGCCTGGAGGCGCTGACCCTGCGCTACGCCAACGTCTATGGCCCGCGCCAGACGCCCCACGGCGAGGCCGGCGTGGTGGCCATATTCATGAACGCCATCGCCGCCGGCCGGCCGCCGGCCATCTATCGCCACCCCGAGACGCCCCGGGGCATGGAGCGCGACTACGTCTACGTGGCCGACTGCGCCCAGGCCAACGTCCTGGCCCTGAGCGCCCCGCCCGGCGTCTACAACATCGCCACCGGCCTGGCCACCACCACCCTCGACCTGTGGCTGGCCGTGCGCCGGGCCGCCCAAAGCGATCTGGGCCACTCCTTCGGCCCGGCCCGCGCCGGCGACCTGCGGCGCAGCGTCCTCGACGCCGCCAAGGCCGCCTCCATCCTGGGCTGGCGGCCCGAGCGCGACTTGGCCGCCGGCCTGGCCGAAACCTGGGCCTGGCGACGGGCCCTGGAGGCCGGGGCATGA
- a CDS encoding 1-aminocyclopropane-1-carboxylate deaminase/D-cysteine desulfhydrase: MNHPALFDAFPALAQRLARAPLLEGPTPLQPLAQASQSLGVEVWVKRDDLSSTVYGGNKPRKLEFILGRALAEGRRELVTMGAMGTNHGLATTIHGQRLGLTTSLELFPQPLTSVVLRNIKLFQHFGARINLSPTMERAFLRFRYWQRLRRPGACFIPAGGSSPLGAVGYVSAGLELAGQLAAGQGPRPQAVFVAAGTLGSQAGLRLGLLLAGQDIPVIGVAVVPLAAANAKAALNLARRTLALLRAADPSVPELTLAAEDFVIDPGQLGPGYGQPTPAALAAMDLLSRQEGLSLEPTYTAKAFAGLCAWAQERPGQGPLLFWHTYNSARLDHLADQVDPAGLPEALRKYFLAQ, from the coding sequence ATGAACCATCCGGCGTTGTTCGATGCCTTCCCGGCCCTGGCCCAGCGCCTGGCCCGCGCGCCGCTGCTGGAAGGCCCCACGCCCCTGCAACCGCTGGCCCAGGCCAGCCAGAGCCTGGGCGTGGAGGTCTGGGTCAAGCGCGACGACCTCAGTTCGACCGTTTATGGCGGCAACAAGCCGCGCAAGCTGGAGTTCATTCTGGGCCGGGCCCTGGCCGAGGGCCGGCGCGAGCTGGTGACGATGGGGGCCATGGGCACCAACCACGGCCTGGCCACGACGATCCACGGCCAGCGCCTGGGCCTGACGACGTCGCTGGAGCTTTTTCCCCAGCCGCTGACATCGGTGGTGCTACGCAACATCAAGCTGTTCCAACATTTCGGGGCCCGGATCAACCTCAGCCCGACCATGGAGCGGGCGTTTTTGCGTTTTCGCTATTGGCAACGCCTGCGCCGGCCGGGGGCCTGCTTCATCCCGGCGGGCGGCTCCAGCCCCCTGGGCGCGGTGGGCTACGTCAGCGCCGGGTTGGAGCTGGCCGGCCAACTCGCCGCCGGCCAGGGGCCCCGGCCCCAGGCCGTGTTCGTGGCCGCCGGCACCCTGGGCAGCCAGGCCGGCCTGCGCCTGGGCCTGCTGCTGGCGGGGCAGGACATTCCGGTGATCGGCGTGGCGGTGGTGCCCCTGGCGGCGGCCAACGCCAAGGCAGCGTTGAACCTGGCTCGGCGAACTCTGGCCCTGCTGCGCGCGGCCGACCCCTCCGTGCCCGAACTGACGCTGGCGGCCGAGGATTTCGTCATCGACCCCGGCCAGCTTGGCCCCGGCTACGGCCAGCCCACGCCGGCGGCGCTGGCGGCCATGGACCTTTTGTCCCGCCAGGAGGGCCTGAGCCTGGAGCCCACCTACACGGCCAAGGCCTTCGCCGGCCTGTGCGCCTGGGCCCAGGAGCGGCCCGGCCAGGGTCCGCTGCTATTTTGGCACACCTACAACTCGGCCCGGCTGGACCATCTGGCCGACCAGGTCGATCCGGCCGGCCTGCCCGAAGCCCTGCGCAAGTACTTCCTGGCCCAATAG